From the Opitutia bacterium genome, one window contains:
- a CDS encoding MBOAT family protein, which yields MIFTTYWFLTFAIGVVALYWLLPRPAWRLWFLAVACAVFHTHFAGPAGVAPIVVLMVITYFAGLSRKTWACVAAIAICVAALAFYKYTLFLIGALVEPWQPVWAFHLRNATHAVIPGAPPLAVSFFAFEFVHYLYEVKKGGEPIRSPLKFVLFSIFFPSLVAGPIKRYTQFLPALEEGSKTFRVDDLAEGLRRVGVGFFKKVIIADNLTTWIDIYQPQFESLGIFTRWLVVAAIAFRILMDFAGYSDIAIGFARLLGVQLPENFNWPYLARNLQDFWQRWHISLSSWIRDYVYIPLGGSRHGVVRRVANGLIAFGLCGLWHGPAWHFVIWGIYHGVGLAVCATYRQIPGLGAAISRVFDREPMAALVVTQVYAWLGWLVFFYPVADALKMLRLLIGL from the coding sequence ATGATTTTCACCACCTACTGGTTTCTCACTTTCGCGATCGGCGTGGTGGCTCTCTATTGGCTGCTGCCGCGTCCGGCATGGCGGTTGTGGTTTCTGGCGGTGGCATGCGCGGTGTTCCACACACATTTTGCCGGTCCGGCTGGCGTGGCTCCGATTGTCGTGTTGATGGTGATCACGTATTTCGCCGGCCTCTCGCGAAAGACCTGGGCGTGCGTGGCCGCCATCGCAATCTGCGTGGCGGCACTGGCCTTCTACAAATACACGTTGTTTCTGATCGGCGCGCTGGTGGAGCCGTGGCAGCCGGTGTGGGCGTTCCACCTGCGCAACGCCACGCACGCGGTTATCCCCGGCGCGCCCCCCCTCGCGGTGAGCTTTTTCGCCTTCGAGTTCGTCCACTACCTCTATGAGGTGAAAAAGGGAGGAGAGCCGATCCGCAGTCCGCTGAAGTTCGTGCTGTTCTCGATCTTTTTCCCCTCGCTGGTGGCTGGTCCAATCAAGCGCTACACGCAATTCCTCCCGGCGCTGGAGGAGGGGAGCAAGACGTTCCGCGTCGACGATCTCGCCGAGGGTCTGCGGCGCGTCGGCGTCGGCTTTTTCAAGAAGGTGATCATCGCCGACAATCTCACCACTTGGATCGACATCTATCAGCCGCAGTTTGAGTCGCTGGGCATCTTCACGCGCTGGCTCGTCGTGGCGGCGATAGCGTTCCGCATCCTGATGGATTTCGCCGGCTACAGCGACATCGCGATCGGCTTCGCAAGGCTGTTGGGGGTTCAACTGCCGGAGAACTTCAACTGGCCCTACCTCGCGCGCAATTTGCAGGATTTCTGGCAACGCTGGCACATTTCGCTCAGCAGCTGGATTCGCGACTATGTCTATATTCCGCTCGGCGGCAGCCGACATGGCGTGGTGCGGCGCGTGGCGAACGGCCTGATCGCGTTCGGTCTATGCGGCTTGTGGCATGGGCCGGCGTGGCACTTCGTGATTTGGGGAATCTACCACGGCGTCGGCCTCGCGGTGTGCGCCACCTATCGCCAAATCCCGGGTCTGGGTGCCGCGATCTCGCGGGTGTTTGATCGCGAACCGATGGCCGCTCTCGTGGTCACGCAGGTCTACGCTTGGCTTGGCTGGCTGGTGTTTTTCTATCCGGTGGCGGACGCGCTCAAGATGCTCCGCCTGCTGATCGGACTATGA
- a CDS encoding transposase, with translation MNAALTENRAVGLMAQRGRPRHDDGPYVEVMLWIARTGSPRRDLPERLPNGRSVYTKWRRWLHCRLWPRILSWLTNDHDAESYTIDASYVRVHGDGAHGRGDGRPKRLDVREVDSPARSIC, from the coding sequence ATGAACGCCGCGCTGACGGAAAATCGCGCAGTAGGCCTGATGGCGCAGCGCGGACGACCGCGGCACGACGACGGTCCTTATGTCGAAGTGATGCTCTGGATCGCGCGCACGGGTAGTCCGCGGCGCGACTTGCCGGAACGTCTTCCGAACGGGAGAAGCGTCTACACCAAGTGGCGTCGTTGGCTGCATTGTCGGCTCTGGCCGAGGATCCTTTCGTGGTTGACCAACGACCATGATGCGGAGTCCTACACGATCGATGCCAGCTACGTGCGAGTTCATGGCGACGGCGCACATGGACGAGGGGATGGGCGGCCCAAGCGATTGGACGTTCGAGAGGTGGACTCACCAGCAAGGTCCATCTGCTGA
- a CDS encoding transposase: MGRSRGGLTSKVHLLTGALSYPVHFAITGGERNDITQAPALLPPGTGAQVLADRGYDANWWRLPAINL; this comes from the coding sequence ATTGGACGTTCGAGAGGTGGACTCACCAGCAAGGTCCATCTGCTGACCGGTGCCCTGAGCTATCCCGTGCACTTCGCAATCACTGGCGGCGAGCGCAACGACATCACCCAAGCGCCTGCTTTGCTGCCGCCTGGCACCGGCGCCCAAGTGCTCGCGGATCGGGGCTACGACGCGAACTGGTGGCGCTTGCCGGCCATCAACCTTTGA
- a CDS encoding acyltransferase has product MKKIPRADIPSLTGLRFFAAGCIVLNHLLLGIAPARVFPWTAGGLAACGVLGMNLFFVLSGFIIHYNYSASLERFSASSLYGFISARIARLYPLLFVFIAFEFLTEEYIWRADPATANAHLRALPAFLTFSQTWFYQRLDSSLSLAYAFQNASITWSISTEFLMYLFYPALLHALLRPSESVRMRVGKLFVGVAILSLGVCWFHNHSEVVDQWGVAHFGEQAGSAYNPTHSFWLWFVFLSPYLRFAEFTIGALAAHLFMGLVERGPTRSERIGATAAMFTAAGLILLSMLPMTWRWEWELAYHRAVGYLPAVAVLIFGGARLQDGILGRAFAWRPFVWAGEASYSIYLIHIVFYNRFRVEAVSGPLAALRAVVTIGLIILTARVLFEKIENPARAWCRSVLQRLGETRWLVAPFTWLARRSERTP; this is encoded by the coding sequence GTGAAGAAGATTCCCCGCGCGGACATTCCCTCGCTGACCGGCCTGCGTTTCTTCGCGGCCGGCTGCATCGTCTTGAACCACCTGCTGCTGGGGATCGCCCCGGCGCGCGTTTTCCCGTGGACGGCGGGAGGCCTCGCGGCGTGCGGTGTTTTGGGCATGAATCTGTTCTTCGTATTGAGCGGCTTCATCATTCACTACAATTATTCCGCCAGTCTCGAACGGTTCTCGGCGTCCAGCCTTTACGGTTTCATTTCGGCGCGCATCGCGCGGCTCTATCCGCTACTGTTTGTGTTTATCGCGTTCGAATTTCTGACCGAGGAATACATTTGGCGGGCCGATCCGGCCACAGCGAACGCTCATCTACGGGCCCTGCCGGCTTTTCTCACGTTCAGTCAAACGTGGTTCTATCAGCGCTTGGATTCGTCCTTGTCCCTTGCCTATGCATTTCAGAACGCGAGCATCACGTGGTCGATCAGCACGGAGTTCCTGATGTATCTGTTTTACCCTGCGCTCCTGCACGCTCTGTTGCGTCCGAGTGAGTCGGTGCGCATGCGTGTGGGGAAGCTTTTTGTCGGCGTGGCGATTCTGTCGCTGGGCGTGTGCTGGTTCCATAATCACAGCGAAGTGGTGGACCAGTGGGGTGTCGCGCATTTCGGAGAGCAGGCGGGGAGCGCCTACAATCCCACTCATTCGTTCTGGCTTTGGTTCGTCTTCCTGTCGCCCTACCTCCGCTTTGCGGAGTTCACCATCGGAGCGCTCGCGGCCCATCTGTTCATGGGATTGGTGGAGCGGGGCCCGACCCGGTCGGAAAGGATCGGCGCGACGGCGGCGATGTTCACCGCCGCTGGGCTGATTCTTCTGAGCATGTTGCCGATGACGTGGCGCTGGGAATGGGAACTCGCCTATCACCGCGCCGTGGGGTATTTGCCGGCGGTGGCCGTGCTGATCTTTGGCGGCGCTCGATTGCAGGACGGAATCCTCGGTCGTGCATTCGCATGGCGCCCCTTCGTATGGGCGGGCGAGGCTAGCTACTCTATTTATCTAATCCATATTGTATTCTACAATCGCTTCCGCGTCGAGGCGGTGAGCGGGCCGTTGGCCGCCCTGCGGGCGGTTGTCACGATTGGGCTGATTATCCTCACCGCGCGCGTGCTTTTCGAAAAGATCGAGAACCCCGCTCGCGCATGGTGTCGCAGTGTCTTGCAGCGTCTTGGCGAGACCCGTTGGCTTGTGGCGCCGTTCACTTGGTTGGCGCGGCGCAGCGAGCGGACCCCGTGA
- a CDS encoding flippase-like domain-containing protein encodes MDAPEERSSSHKRHALVAIQAVVSLALIGWIVARFDLSRAIEVVSQARLEYVAVGFALANGMMLLLGVRFVQVLRKGRLELPRAEAIRIAWVGQFWNFFLPGSTGGDLYRLGALWTAHPERKTDATLAVFVDRLIATALLAALAGVGVFVLPLGSAFERWLEQQHLPVGRLALVGLAVATIGVGMALIGPVRRRAAALARGIFDRLEAGRVFLVPDRQLAAIIGLAMAGHAVNFTVFYCYARAVGLEITYWQVWFMLPVVLMVLILPISINGHGVREVVFVLMLTALDVGSAGNVPLPERVIALSVVGLSSDFVIGLAGGVAFVLSRWSASRAVATRDAMLSQR; translated from the coding sequence ATGGACGCACCGGAAGAGAGATCGTCCTCGCACAAGCGGCATGCGTTGGTCGCGATCCAGGCAGTTGTTTCGCTCGCGCTGATCGGATGGATTGTTGCACGTTTTGATCTCTCGCGCGCGATCGAGGTGGTGAGCCAGGCCCGGCTCGAATACGTCGCAGTTGGCTTTGCGCTGGCGAATGGCATGATGCTCCTCTTGGGGGTGCGCTTCGTCCAGGTGCTTCGGAAGGGACGTCTTGAGCTGCCGCGCGCCGAAGCCATCCGCATCGCCTGGGTGGGCCAGTTTTGGAATTTCTTTCTGCCGGGCAGCACCGGCGGAGACCTTTATCGTCTCGGCGCGCTGTGGACGGCGCATCCGGAGCGGAAGACTGACGCGACGCTCGCGGTGTTCGTGGATCGACTGATCGCCACGGCGCTGCTCGCGGCGCTGGCCGGCGTAGGCGTGTTCGTGCTGCCACTCGGCTCGGCGTTCGAACGCTGGCTAGAGCAGCAGCACTTGCCCGTCGGTCGGCTGGCGCTCGTGGGTCTCGCGGTCGCGACGATCGGGGTCGGCATGGCGCTGATCGGCCCGGTGCGCAGGCGCGCCGCGGCGCTCGCGCGCGGAATATTCGACCGGCTGGAGGCCGGGCGCGTTTTTCTCGTTCCCGATCGGCAGTTGGCGGCGATCATCGGCTTGGCGATGGCTGGCCATGCGGTGAATTTCACGGTGTTCTACTGCTACGCGCGCGCCGTCGGCCTGGAAATCACCTATTGGCAGGTGTGGTTCATGCTGCCCGTGGTGCTGATGGTGCTGATTCTTCCGATATCGATCAACGGCCACGGTGTGCGGGAAGTCGTGTTCGTGCTGATGCTCACGGCCCTCGACGTGGGATCGGCGGGGAACGTGCCGCTGCCCGAGCGGGTGATTGCGCTTTCCGTCGTCGGCTTGTCATCCGACTTCGTGATCGGACTCGCCGGCGGGGTCGCCTTTGTGCTGTCGCGCTGGAGCGCGTCGCGCGCGGTGGCGACCCGTGATGCCATGCTCTCGCAACGATGA
- a CDS encoding glycosyltransferase family 2 protein, whose product MERKLISLITGCRNEEANLRELYQRIGAVFEKLPAYDFELIVADNASTDGSRVLLRELCRADKRVKAIFNARNFGPERSGGNALLSARGAAVVCLASDLQNPPEMVEEFVRRWEEGHKIVAAVKVRSEESWLFGLARSFYYELVQRMSYATPLKNFTGFGLYDREVIEHIRRMADPDPFFRGAIAEFGYPMHQIPFVQPARKRGFSSYNILRLVDHGILGLISQTKVPLRIATLCGFVFSVVSMLIGLWYLVRKLVFWDAFTLGTAPLVVGMFCLASVQLFFIGVIGEYIGAIFTKVSNRPLVVEQERINF is encoded by the coding sequence ATGGAGCGAAAACTGATTTCTCTGATCACCGGTTGCCGCAACGAGGAGGCCAACCTGAGGGAGCTCTACCAGCGCATTGGCGCGGTTTTCGAGAAGCTCCCCGCCTACGATTTTGAGCTGATCGTCGCGGACAATGCCTCCACCGACGGCAGCCGCGTGCTGCTGCGGGAGCTGTGCCGGGCGGACAAGCGAGTGAAGGCCATTTTCAACGCGCGCAATTTCGGGCCTGAGCGATCCGGCGGCAACGCGCTGCTCAGCGCGCGCGGCGCCGCCGTGGTGTGTCTCGCTTCGGACCTGCAGAATCCTCCCGAGATGGTGGAGGAGTTTGTTCGTCGCTGGGAGGAAGGACACAAGATCGTGGCAGCGGTGAAGGTGCGGAGCGAAGAGAGCTGGTTGTTCGGACTGGCGCGCAGCTTCTACTACGAACTTGTGCAGCGGATGTCGTATGCGACTCCCCTGAAGAACTTCACGGGGTTTGGTCTCTATGATCGCGAAGTGATCGAGCACATTCGCCGAATGGCGGATCCGGATCCGTTTTTCCGCGGCGCCATCGCGGAATTCGGCTACCCGATGCATCAAATCCCGTTTGTGCAGCCGGCCCGCAAGCGCGGCTTCAGCAGCTACAACATTCTCCGGCTGGTCGACCATGGGATCCTCGGCCTGATCAGCCAAACCAAGGTTCCGTTGCGCATTGCGACCTTGTGCGGATTCGTCTTTTCCGTGGTCTCGATGCTGATCGGCTTGTGGTATCTCGTGCGGAAGCTCGTTTTCTGGGATGCATTCACCCTAGGCACGGCACCCTTGGTTGTGGGGATGTTCTGCCTCGCGTCGGTGCAGCTCTTCTTCATCGGAGTGATTGGCGAATACATCGGCGCCATCTTCACCAAGGTTTCAAACCGACCGCTCGTCGTCGAACAGGAGCGGATCAATTTCTGA
- a CDS encoding LegC family aminotransferase: MSAFVPLSVPNLGGNEWKYVKECLDSGWVSSVGSYVNRFEAAMAQAAGTRYAVATASGTAALHTALMVLGVLRDEEVLMPSLTFIAPANAVRYLGAWPVFMDCDPVYWQMDPNKVQDFLRRGCERRAHGVFNRATGRRVAALLPVHVLGHPCEMPALLALAEEWNLPIIEDATESLGSRCAGRPTGSIGRIGCFSFNGNKIITTGGGGMLTTDDAALAERARYLTTQAKDDPVEFVHGAVGYNYRLTNLQAAVGCAQLEQLPEFLKTKRRIAAAYDAALGSTGRWILPKQAPWAETNWWLYTALMVASAKTDRRAVLASLQDAGIQTRPFWQPMHLSPAHRECPSWHCSVAEDLWQRGLSLPCSTSLDASTQERVIAALLALN; the protein is encoded by the coding sequence ATGAGCGCCTTTGTCCCGCTGAGCGTTCCGAACCTGGGTGGCAACGAGTGGAAATATGTGAAGGAGTGTCTAGATTCCGGCTGGGTTTCGTCCGTTGGAAGCTACGTGAACCGGTTTGAAGCCGCTATGGCCCAGGCCGCGGGGACCCGATACGCCGTGGCGACTGCCTCCGGCACGGCAGCGCTTCACACTGCGCTGATGGTGTTGGGCGTTCTCCGGGACGAGGAAGTGTTGATGCCGTCCCTCACGTTCATTGCGCCCGCGAATGCGGTGCGCTACCTTGGAGCGTGGCCGGTCTTCATGGACTGCGACCCGGTCTATTGGCAGATGGACCCGAATAAGGTGCAGGACTTTCTTCGGCGCGGCTGTGAACGGCGAGCCCACGGGGTCTTCAACCGCGCTACCGGGCGTCGCGTGGCCGCTTTGCTGCCCGTGCACGTGCTCGGGCACCCGTGCGAGATGCCCGCGCTCCTTGCGCTCGCGGAAGAGTGGAACCTGCCAATCATCGAGGATGCGACCGAGAGCCTCGGCAGCCGGTGCGCTGGCCGGCCCACCGGCTCGATCGGCCGGATTGGCTGCTTCAGTTTCAACGGGAACAAGATCATCACGACCGGCGGCGGTGGCATGCTGACGACGGACGATGCGGCCCTCGCGGAGCGGGCGCGCTACCTCACGACGCAGGCCAAGGACGACCCGGTGGAATTCGTTCACGGAGCGGTGGGCTACAATTACCGCCTGACGAATCTCCAGGCCGCCGTTGGTTGTGCCCAGTTGGAGCAACTGCCCGAGTTCCTCAAGACGAAGCGGCGCATTGCGGCGGCTTACGATGCCGCCCTCGGCTCGACCGGTCGATGGATCCTGCCGAAACAAGCGCCATGGGCGGAGACGAACTGGTGGCTCTATACGGCGCTGATGGTCGCCAGCGCGAAGACGGATCGGCGCGCCGTGCTGGCTTCTCTCCAGGACGCGGGGATTCAAACGCGGCCTTTTTGGCAACCGATGCACCTGAGCCCGGCGCATCGAGAGTGTCCGTCGTGGCACTGCAGCGTCGCCGAGGACCTATGGCAGCGCGGCCTCAGCCTTCCGTGTTCAACCAGTCTTGACGCCTCCACGCAGGAGCGGGTCATCGCCGCTCTGCTCGCGCTCAACTGA
- a CDS encoding GDP-mannose 4,6-dehydratase: protein MDNKDWNGVRVLVTGAGGFIGGHLTERLAGLGADVRAMVRYSSSGLWGWLEESPCRGQIKVFAGDLQDRDSVKQAMRDCEVVFHLGALIAIPYSYTAPVSYVRVNVEGTLNVLQAARELGVRRLVHTSTSEVYGTALYAPIDEKHPLQGQSPYSASKIGADKLVESFQRSFNVPTVTVRPFNTFGPRQSARAVIPTIITQILAGRERIELGNLTPTRDMNYVANTVDAFLAAARAEKAIGQTIHFGSGREIAIGELAQLVAKLMDRRIEVVQTGERHRPDKSEVERLIADNRLALATLDWRPAVSLEEGLLQTIAWLEKNLGRYKPNQYNV from the coding sequence ATGGACAATAAAGACTGGAATGGTGTCAGAGTGCTGGTGACCGGGGCGGGTGGCTTCATTGGGGGCCACCTCACCGAGCGTTTGGCGGGCTTGGGCGCGGATGTCCGCGCGATGGTCCGGTATTCGTCGAGCGGGCTCTGGGGGTGGTTGGAAGAGTCGCCTTGTCGGGGACAGATCAAGGTCTTCGCCGGTGATCTCCAAGATCGCGACAGCGTGAAGCAGGCGATGCGCGACTGCGAAGTGGTATTTCACCTCGGCGCGTTGATCGCGATTCCCTATTCTTACACCGCGCCGGTGTCGTATGTGCGGGTAAACGTCGAAGGAACCCTGAACGTGCTGCAAGCCGCGCGCGAGCTGGGGGTCCGTCGGCTCGTGCACACCTCGACCAGCGAAGTGTATGGCACGGCGCTCTACGCGCCAATCGACGAAAAACATCCATTGCAGGGGCAGTCGCCTTACTCGGCGAGCAAGATCGGCGCGGACAAGCTCGTGGAGAGCTTCCAGCGTTCTTTCAACGTTCCGACCGTCACCGTCCGCCCGTTCAACACCTTCGGACCTCGGCAGTCCGCGCGCGCCGTGATACCGACGATCATCACGCAGATCCTCGCAGGACGGGAGCGGATCGAGCTGGGCAACCTCACGCCGACGCGCGACATGAACTATGTTGCTAACACGGTGGACGCCTTCCTCGCCGCGGCCCGGGCGGAGAAAGCGATCGGCCAGACGATCCATTTTGGTTCGGGTCGCGAGATCGCAATCGGCGAGCTGGCGCAACTGGTCGCCAAATTAATGGACCGCCGGATTGAGGTGGTGCAGACGGGAGAACGTCACCGGCCGGACAAGAGCGAGGTCGAGCGTCTGATCGCCGACAACCGGCTCGCGCTTGCCACGCTGGACTGGCGACCGGCGGTCAGCCTTGAGGAAGGGTTGCTGCAAACGATCGCGTGGCTTGAAAAGAATCTCGGCCGCTACAAACCGAACCAATATAATGTCTAA
- a CDS encoding nucleotidyltransferase family protein, which yields MAAIDRSRKLGLAVVVDRQDRLVNTLTDGDVRRGLLAGVSLDAPVERLLEIKRNTPHPDALTAPTGTDRESCVALMRRHGVRQLPLLDAAGRVSEIATLAPQDMDEMGFSAVVMAGGFGKRLFPLTEHTPKPMLPVGGRPILEILVRQLSESGVRDFHFTTHYRPEKIREHFGDGSGFGVNINYLNEESPLGTAGALSLLPVPQTDQLVINGDILTQLDFGRMFDFHRQHKAAMTVAVREYEHVVPFGVVRISDALIRAIEEKPRHSWFVSAGIYILSPRVFDHIVRGERLDMPQLIERIIHAGQPVASFPIREKWTDIGRQGDYEAANREASSLINGQ from the coding sequence GTGGCTGCGATCGACCGTAGCCGGAAGTTGGGGCTCGCGGTGGTGGTGGACAGGCAGGATCGTTTGGTGAACACGCTGACGGACGGTGACGTTCGTCGCGGGCTGCTCGCGGGAGTGTCGTTGGATGCCCCCGTCGAGCGCCTTCTCGAGATCAAGCGGAACACGCCCCACCCGGACGCGCTGACGGCACCGACGGGCACGGATCGGGAGTCGTGCGTTGCGCTGATGCGCCGGCACGGCGTGCGCCAGCTCCCGTTGCTGGATGCTGCAGGACGGGTGTCGGAAATCGCGACATTGGCTCCCCAGGACATGGACGAGATGGGGTTCAGCGCGGTGGTGATGGCCGGCGGGTTCGGCAAGCGGCTGTTTCCGCTCACGGAGCACACCCCGAAACCAATGCTCCCGGTCGGCGGACGTCCGATCCTCGAGATCCTCGTGCGTCAGCTCAGCGAGTCCGGCGTGCGGGATTTCCATTTCACCACGCACTATCGTCCGGAAAAGATCCGTGAGCATTTCGGCGACGGTTCCGGCTTTGGCGTAAACATCAACTACCTCAACGAGGAGAGTCCGTTGGGAACCGCAGGGGCGCTGAGCCTTTTGCCGGTGCCGCAGACCGATCAATTGGTTATCAACGGTGATATCCTCACGCAGCTGGATTTCGGCAGGATGTTCGATTTTCATCGCCAGCATAAAGCAGCGATGACCGTGGCCGTGCGCGAATATGAGCACGTGGTCCCGTTCGGCGTGGTGCGCATCAGCGATGCGTTGATTCGTGCGATCGAGGAAAAGCCCCGGCATTCCTGGTTCGTCAGCGCGGGCATCTACATCCTGTCGCCCCGCGTTTTCGACCATATTGTGCGGGGCGAGCGGCTGGACATGCCGCAGTTGATCGAGCGGATTATTCACGCCGGTCAGCCGGTGGCCAGTTTTCCGATTCGCGAGAAATGGACCGACATCGGCCGCCAGGGGGACTATGAGGCGGCGAACCGCGAAGCATCTTCTCTCATCAATGGACAATAA
- a CDS encoding acetyltransferase produces the protein MQTDGHKSRTKIVGLGAGGHASVILDLIESLPGSPYEVVGFLDPERGRHGSQCQGVTILGDDSLLPELRRDGIAGCFIGLGSVGRTAARRRLYELAVERGFDVVSLVHPAAVVAKSAALGGGCCVMAGAVINSRAALGRNVCINTGAIVEHDCRIDDHAFIAPGAVLAGGVQVGAGAFVGLRAGVKQGCVLGAESLTGAGAMVVRDVAPRAVVAGVPARAMDAR, from the coding sequence ATGCAAACTGACGGGCACAAAAGTCGCACCAAAATCGTGGGCCTGGGCGCAGGAGGGCATGCTTCTGTGATCCTGGATTTGATCGAATCCCTGCCTGGATCTCCTTACGAGGTCGTCGGTTTCCTTGATCCCGAACGGGGGCGCCATGGCAGTCAATGCCAAGGCGTCACTATATTGGGGGACGACAGTTTATTGCCGGAACTTCGGCGCGATGGCATCGCCGGTTGTTTCATCGGCTTGGGAAGCGTCGGACGAACGGCGGCGCGCCGGCGTCTATATGAACTTGCGGTCGAACGTGGGTTCGATGTCGTCTCCTTGGTTCATCCCGCGGCGGTCGTCGCGAAATCAGCCGCTTTGGGTGGCGGATGTTGCGTGATGGCGGGGGCGGTCATCAATTCCCGGGCGGCGCTCGGACGAAACGTCTGTATCAACACCGGCGCGATTGTGGAGCACGACTGTCGGATCGATGATCACGCTTTCATTGCGCCGGGAGCCGTGCTGGCGGGCGGGGTGCAGGTCGGGGCGGGGGCGTTCGTGGGATTGCGCGCCGGTGTCAAACAAGGGTGCGTTCTCGGGGCGGAATCGTTGACGGGCGCCGGTGCGATGGTGGTGCGTGATGTGGCGCCCCGAGCGGTGGTCGCGGGTGTGCCGGCGCGGGCGATGGACGCAAGATAG
- the neuC gene encoding UDP-N-acetylglucosamine 2-epimerase (hydrolyzing), whose amino-acid sequence MRRIGVVTVGRSDFGLYRPLLARLRARREVRLKLFVAGAHLAREHGRTVTEIEAAGFRDYAPVPTLTRADDEVAVGIAAGRGTAGFARAFAAWRPDILVVLGDRYEMHAAVVAAVVLNIPVAHLHGGEISEGAIDDTLRHSMTKLSHLHFASAPDYARRIRQMGEEPWRVHHVGAIGLDNVREVEIMSPMELGASLGWKIPSQFILFTYHPVTLGAHDSAAECRDVLAALEQFGLPVLFTAPNADAGGRALDLLVRRYVARRRGSHYVNNLGLVRYYSAMTHATLMAGNSSSGIIEAASFDLPVVNIGERQRGRLRPRNVIDCAPRRRAVLTALRQALRTRAEGMMFENPYDAGGAAARIVRVLLRAPLGGRLLQKKFIDAN is encoded by the coding sequence ATGAGACGGATCGGCGTGGTCACGGTCGGACGATCGGACTTTGGGCTCTATCGGCCGCTGTTGGCGCGATTGCGAGCGCGACGCGAAGTGCGGCTGAAGTTGTTCGTCGCGGGCGCCCACCTCGCGCGGGAACACGGCCGGACGGTGACGGAGATCGAGGCGGCCGGCTTTCGGGACTACGCGCCCGTGCCGACGCTGACCCGCGCCGACGACGAGGTGGCGGTCGGCATCGCCGCTGGCAGGGGCACGGCCGGATTCGCTCGGGCGTTCGCGGCGTGGAGGCCGGATATCCTCGTCGTTCTCGGTGATCGCTACGAGATGCACGCGGCGGTCGTTGCTGCGGTGGTGCTCAACATTCCCGTCGCGCACTTGCACGGCGGGGAGATCAGCGAAGGAGCCATCGATGACACGTTGCGGCACTCGATGACGAAGCTCAGTCACCTCCATTTTGCCTCGGCGCCGGATTACGCGCGACGGATCCGGCAGATGGGTGAGGAGCCGTGGCGGGTGCATCACGTCGGCGCGATCGGATTGGATAATGTCCGCGAAGTCGAAATCATGAGTCCCATGGAGTTAGGCGCCTCGTTGGGGTGGAAAATACCGTCGCAATTCATACTTTTTACCTATCATCCCGTCACCCTGGGGGCGCATGACTCGGCGGCCGAATGCCGTGATGTTCTCGCCGCGTTGGAGCAGTTTGGACTGCCCGTGCTGTTCACCGCACCAAACGCAGATGCGGGCGGGCGCGCGCTCGATCTCCTGGTTCGACGCTACGTGGCTCGAAGGCGCGGCAGCCACTATGTCAATAACCTCGGGCTCGTGCGGTATTACTCGGCGATGACGCACGCGACGCTGATGGCCGGCAACTCGTCGAGTGGAATCATCGAGGCGGCATCGTTTGATCTGCCGGTCGTAAACATCGGGGAGCGCCAGCGCGGCCGGCTCCGCCCGCGGAACGTCATCGATTGCGCGCCGCGTCGTCGCGCAGTCTTGACCGCGCTCCGCCAAGCGCTCCGGACGCGGGCGGAGGGAATGATGTTCGAGAATCCCTACGACGCCGGGGGCGCCGCCGCACGGATCGTCCGGGTTCTTTTGCGGGCGCCGTTGGGTGGTCGTCTGCTCCAAAAAAAATTCATCGATGCAAACTGA